The nucleotide window CAGGCCCCCTCCGGCGTGGCGCGGGGAAGAGGAGAGGGTCGCGGGGGAGGAGGCGGCGCTCGCGAGGCGGCCGGAGATGGCATCCGCGCCATCGTCTTCCTCCCGTGCAAGAGCGGCGTCCTCGAGTTCGGCTCTGTCGTGCCCGTCCTCCATGGCGCCACACCTCCTTTTGCGCGTTGTTGGAGATGCAAGACTTAGGTGCGGGATGTATTTTACCGTGCGTGACCTATACCGTGGAATGAGTCTGGCTTTTGAGTACTTATTGTTGAAGATAGCCTTAGAGCTACACAGAAAGTAGGAGCACTATTTTAGCAGGAGCCACTATTGGAGATGCTTCTAATCTAATAGTTAACAACATAGATCTAAATATTCCCTAAGACTACCCACAAATGTTCAAAGATGTTTGgataattcattttatttctaTTATTTACAAACTTGGAAATAGATATTTGAGTCACTTGATACTTCATTAAAGTTGTACAAACCACACCGTTTAATCGTTTATGGACAGCAAGAACGTCCGTCGACACTATGGTTTATGTCATCGTAGGCTCGTTGCAGGCTTGGGAGTAGTATTTTTATGAGGCTTTTCCACGTAtgtcattaaaaaagtttgtaattacacataCGTTATTAAAAAAATTAACCGCATACGAGTgccatcgttctgaacttctttgctctccaagccattccgtcGGTGGTCTGTTCGTTTTTCACAGTTACATATGGCCCCGGTCAGTATAaaggtccaaaatacccttagAGTAGAGAAGGGTAACGAAGTTTTGTTTCCCCCTGTGCCACTCCCTGGCTAAGCGTTTTGGCGTCAAACTGATTGGCGTTGACCCTTCTTGACCACACTAATTTAATTGATATTCAAATTATTTGCAAAAAAAATAGTTTTGAACATTGTAAATTTGAAAATCTCGCTACTCATATATTAAACAACAACCTATTCCGACGGCACTACCACTACTTTTGTTCCAGCTGGTATcaagcagtgttttcctaaacgctaaacggtaaacagtccgTTACCTACCGTTtggccattattcgggcaaaacgtcacattaaacggggtaaacggccaattaaacggggtaaacgggtgattaaacgaaaACGGCGCATcactgtgtagcgtttacacggtgtgtaaacaggctaaacgaccgtttaggcgaacagtggtatCAAGACTAAAATCAAAACAAAATAATAATAAGccaaattaatatttttttaaaaaaaatcaagattCCTTTCCTGAGCGTCGAACGCCTTCCGGGCGTATTCGAGGCGGCCAGCCGGCCACACGTACATGTCAACGAACGGTTGTCTCATTGTACACGTCCGACTCGAGCTGATGCCTGATGAAGAAGCAATGGGTTTCCATgccatgggcaagcagccccaagcTGGCCAGTGGCCAGAGACTTGAGTATAGGCTCGACATGGAGCTGGAATCCGGTCGCATCCCTCGCTCCAGCATGCTCCGAACAAAGCCGAACGCTTCCTAGTCGCGCCCATGACGCGAGCAGCCGGACAGCACGACATTCCATGTCGCGAGGCTGGGCTCGAGACGGTCCGACATCGCCATGCGCTCCGCGTGGTCCTGCGCACCGCCGACGAGGCCGGCTCGCTCACAGCAGGCGACAACGGTGTTCCACTGGCCAgcttggggctgcttgcccatggcATGGAAGCCCATTGCTTCTTCCTCAGGCATCAGCTCGAGCCAGACGTGTACAATGAGACAACCGTTCGTTGACATGTACGCCAAGTGTGGCTGGCTGGCCGCCTCGAATACGCCCAGAAGGCGTTCGACGCTCTGGAAAGGaatcttgattttttttaaaaaaatattagtttGGCTTATTATTATTTTGTTTTGATTTTAGTCTTAATACCAGCTAAACAAAAGTATTGCCGTCGGAATAGGTTGTTGTTTAATATAAGAGTAGCGAGATTTTCAAATTTACAATGTTCAAAACTATTTTTTTTGCAAATAATTTGAATATCAATTAAATTAGTGTGGTTAAGAAGGGTCAACGCCAATCAATTTGGCGCCAAAACGCTTAGCCAGGGAGTGGCACAGGGGGAAACAAAACTTCATTACCCTTCTCTACTCTAAGAGTATTTTGGACCTTTatattgaccggacccacatatAACGGTGATAAAAAAAAAACAGACCCCCGACGTAATGGCTTGGAGaacaaagaagttcagaacgatggTACTCACGTGCGGTCAATTTTTTTTAATGACATATATATAATTACAAATTTTTTTAATAACATATCCcctccgttttttttttttttggtcggTGCCTGTGAGAGAGGAAGACGTTTCCCAACCGAGACAGAGTAGTACATAGAAAAGCCTCTATTTTTGTGCTGACTGACTGCCGTGAAGGTGAGCTGCTCTCAGCTGACTTTCTTCCACCCGCTGCCAGCACAAGCGCGTCCGTTCACCAGCATCCCTTCCTCGCCAAACTCGTCTCGGTCTCCTCTCCTGTACCGCGATTCCACGCGCTCCCTCCCCTTCCCCTGTCTCCCTTCTCCCTCCACGCTGCGCCTCCACCTCCACCGGAGGTCCGGAGCCCCAACTGCCGTCTCCCACTACCCCTGGGCAGCTCTCCCAGCAGCACCTACAGCCGTCGCCTCTCCTCGCGCGGCCCGCCCAAGCCCTGACCTGACCGCCGGAGATCCGGGGCTTCTCTTGGTAATTAACCCTTCCTGGTTCTCCCCGACAAGTCTAGTTCGTCTCCCCGACCCTGCCCGGCTTCCTCCAGTTGTTGACTCCTTACCGTTTCTGTGTGTTGCTAGGTTCTctacgcggaggcggaggtggaggtTGGTTTCTGATTTGGGGATCGGCTGGTGGTGCGGGGATGAATACGAGGCCGGTGGTGCTCGTCTTCCTCCTGATCGTCCTCGTCATCACGTCGCAGTTCGAGTGGAAGCAGCAGATCGGGGAGGCCGCGGCCGCCGACccggccgccgcccgccgccggcaGCAGCTGCTCGCCAGGGAGGACGCCGTCAAGGAAAAGGTTCTTACCAAATCTGCTTCACTTCCTTTTTAGTTGTTCCGTGGGTTTAAAGCAGCTGTTGTGCTTGTTGTGATGTTGTCCCTTTTCCTCTACCGAAGAAATCTTGTGGCAGTGACATCTGAACCTAAATTTAGGTGCATGTTGAAATTGGAATCGCCATTAATTGGGAACTAGATAAATTGTGCTATTTCTTAATTGATATTGAGAACCTGTCTATAGATAGTTATGTTTAATTAACAATAAGTTGATTTCTGTTTTCAGTAAGCTAGAAGGTGGATATTAGTTAAGAAGCTTTTTTGACTGGGGGAGTGCATTGTTGAGCCTATATATCTATTTACATGCAAAAATGAATGCGTCGAATGTGCAAATCTTCACCAAACCTCTGTCTTGATAACACTATCAAATTTATTGCTTCTAGGAAATGTGGGATGCTTGCTTACATTATATATCATGAGTCTTGTATGTAATGCACGCATTTGCATAACTATTTCTGGAACAGTTACGTACGGCAAGCATTTGCGCATCTATTTCTGCAATGGTTTGGGAGCATAGTTTCTAGTTGCGAGCTGACCTTGTGGATACAGCCACTGACAATATGATACTATGAGAGTGACAATTCCATATTTTAATTGGCAACTATGTTGAATTGTTGATTAATTGTCTAAAATAGCAATAGCTGATCAAGTATGGAACTTTGGCCGTTTTGAGATCCATCTATCTGGTTAAGAACCCTAGGAGTTAGTAAGGCAAGAGTTAAGCATGTTGGTGAGTTCATAAAAGATAACGGAGATAAAGGAATAATCATGCACTTTATATCACCAAAATGGAATTGTTGGTGTGTTCAAAGCATCACAAGGCCTAAGCTTGTAATGTAATGCATGTTCATTAATAACAGCACCCTTTGGGTCCATGCCTGAGTGGAGCTAAATCAAGATAACAGTTGTATAGAAATCAATTATTGCATCTTTTGACTTCAGTTTTACGTCCAAAGATAACCTTTTGAACAAATGGGAATATTTTGGAAAATCATGTAAGTAGGTTTAGTTGTTTCCAGTTACCGGTTTAATTAGGCAGTTCCACCTCTACTACACACCATCTACTATGTAATACAGATTTCCTGCAGAACATCATGTAAACTTGTTACAGTTTGTGCATGGCCACATGGGCATCCTTCCAAAAATATGAATTGGGAAAAATCATTGATGCAGAACACGTGCATGTGCCACATGTGGCATTGACAAAATAATTTGCATAAACATGTCAATATGTACTCTATGGAAAAGACAAGTGCAGATTTATATTGCAAAAGTATGTTTGCAAGCTTATCTTGTGTTATGTAATGGGTAATGGACATatgtttttttctttgtttttctgcctgttttattttcaatttttgcaAAAGTGCATTTGCTCTAACATGGCTTCGATAATGAACTTTGAGTACTTTTCCAAAGTTCACAATTCTGCATTTGGAGAAAATAGATGTGGTGGTAATATGTGTAGATCTGTTTTTTATTCTATGGGTAATGCACATTAATACCTAGATGATTGTTAATATACTTTTGCAAAGTGCAGATGCCTTAATTTAAAGTGCCACTCTGGAGTTTGTCCTATATACTATATGTCTAGAGGGGAATAAGTTGTTTTAACTTGTAATCATGCCATAGAGTATAATAGTTTTAGAAATCCAAATATTAGGTTCAGATAAATAAAATGCCTTATATCCtgatttttgcaaaaaaaaaaaaaaaaggtttgacACTGTGGTGAGGTTTTTTAGTTGATTTACTTTGGCTTTCTTgccactacaacaacaacaacaacaaagcctttaagtcccaaacaagttggggtaggctagagttgaaacccagcagaagccacgtgaatagctgttttccaagcactcctatctaaggctgagtctttgggtatattccatcctttcaagtctcctttaattgcctctacccaagtcaacttcgatcttcttctgcctctcttcatgttactatcttggcttaggattccactacgcaccggtgcctctgaaggtctccgttggacatgtccaaaccatctcaaccggtgttgaacaagcttttcttcaattggtgctacccctaatctatcacgtatatcatcgttccgaactcgatcccttcttgtatgaccgcaaatccaacgcaacatacgcattttcgcgacacttatctgttgaacatgtcgtcttttcgtagaccaacattctgcaccataaaacaaagcaggtctaatcgtcgttctataaaacttgccttttagtttctgtggtacccttttgtcacataggacaccagatgcttggcgccacttcatccaccctgctttgattctatggctaacatcttcatcaatatccccgtctctctgtagcattgatcctaaatatcgaaaggtatcctacttgaccttccaaactaatatcttcctcctcccaagtagtagtgccgaagtcacatctcatatactcaattttagttctactgagtctaaaacctttggactccaaagcctcccgccataactccagtttctgattcactcatgtccggctttcatcaactagcactacatcgtccgctaGGTGTATTAAATTCATTTAGGTCCCAGGTGGTGAGATTTAAGGATGCACTGTAATTAAACATGATTCTGGTGTTATGTTGGAGCATCACCTTGCCAAATATACTGTTTGTGTACTCCCATATTTCTTTGCAAGCAACAAATGAAATCCATGCATGTTAACGGTCCTAATCATGGAAGGCGTGTTACAAGAACTCATGCCTAGTAATCATGTACATATAATTAGTTGGTCACTTAATTGCTGCTAACAGATGATCCTTCTTGGGAACAATGAACTGTTTATGTTAAATATGTTTCATTAAGATCCACaaggaagggcgggcctggtgcaagcggtagagtcttaccgcctgtgaccggaaggtcccgggttcgagtcgcggtctcctcgcattgcacaggcgagggtaaggcttgccactaacacccttctccAAACCCCGCaaagagcgggagctctctgcactgggtacgcccttttttttaagATCCACAAGAGTTGTTCTTCAATCTGATTTATAACTTTGGAGTTGTCGAACCTGTTAAACCAAAATTGTCAAAAATCTCAAATCCTGAACCAGATTGGAGCACTTACGACATTGCAAATTGCAGAATCGTTGTAATGTCTAATATATGAAATAGTTTGGTGGCCAGGGGTTCCAGCATTCCCATTAGCAAAAACACAATAATCCAAAATGTTGCAGTGCTTGAAACAATTTCCATGAAAAATCATGTATATATGGTACATAAAGCCAAGTAATCTGACAAAATTTTGATTTCACTCATCTTTGATATTATGATTGGAAAAACACAAATGGTCCTTTTAGAACATCATGAAAAATACCAGATTGAAAGCTTGTCAGTTTTGTTTCTTAACATCTAGGATGGAtttttcattttttattaatGCAACATCATGGAAAGGAGGTGTGCTGGCATGTATATTTCTCTTATCCTAATAATGCAATgatacatagttctcccacttgttcgagaaaaaaaaaatacgTCGGTATTTATGCAGGTTTACTGAACTTTGTATGTACAACATACATGATTTTGTTTTGACAAACTTTGTATgtacaagcggtagagtcttacctcctgtaaccggaaggtcccgggttctaagtcgcggtctcctcgcattgcataggcaagggtaaggcttgccactgacacccttccccagaccccgcacagagcgggagttctctgcactgggtacgcccaaaCTTTGTATGTACAACATAAATCGGTATTAATGCAATGATACTCAGCATTTTGAAATGTTCCATCACAATATGAGGTACTGATGGTCAAAGATTAGACACTTTGATTGGACACAGCAAATTGCCACTTATTTGTGACTCGGGAGTATCATCTATTTCATCAATAATGTATTTATTTAAAAAATGCTTCTTCAACTTATGCTATGAACCTTAGTTCATATCGGGGATAGAGAGGATAACCATTGCCAAGAGGAAGGCCGGGCAACGTCAGCGTGGAGGGAGACTAGAATATTTGGGGGTAACTGGATTGTTTGTTGTTCATTGCTTGCCTCATCATAAACTGGTTACAGGGTATAAATAGAGGTGCCCAGCCCCTAGGCACCTAGCCTCTAGCTCCTCGTTTCTGTCCCCATCAATGACTCTAATATCTCATTAACTCTAATCTCTTCCCCAGACTCTAATTGCCATTGATTACAGCCGGCACCCCCTGGGATACCGTCCTGCCTGCATGCAGCCAGTCCCCGGCTGCCCCACATGACAACTTATGTTTTTTTCCAAAATTATATTTTAAAGTAAACATCATAGGATGGAACATGAACAAATGAAGAGTTAAGTATCACATTAGTTTGACATATGCAAGTTACTTTTCACAAAAAATCACCAGTCTGTTAGAATTGGATAGCATCATATGAAAATTTTGTTCCTGCTCCTAACCAAATATTTAGATTCTACCAAACTGAGACCCTTCCTTCGAGTCAGATCGGTGCAATCAATCTTAGGCTTTAAAGTCATAAAATCATATGACAGAATTTGTGCTTGACAACTCGATTCTTGTTGTAGAATAACTGATTACTGATGAAGTACTTCCATTTGTTCGCAAAATTATGATATGCAAAATTTAACCTTGAGAAACCCTGCAATTGGAGAAGCAGTCCTTTATCTGCCTTTTGGTCCACGTTTATTTCTCGAGGGCATGGTTTTGCTAAGCTTCATGCCTAAATATCCAGGTCTTTTCCTCAGAGAAATTTTACGTGCCACCTGCAGATTATATTATCTCAGGAGAAAAATATTCAACAGCTTAACCAGCTTATCGAGAGCCTTCAGCGCCAGCTACTGCACTGCCGTGGTAGCAATAACACTGTtcatgctgctactgctgctgctgccacaGAAGTAAGTGAAGTCAAGGGACATGAGATCATTGAAGATGAGAATAGACGATGATCCTTGGCATACATGGTTCTACGATGCTAGTACAGCTGCCAAAGAGCAAAATAGTCCTCTGAATACTTGAATTCACTGTATTGTATATTTGATACTCGCCGACTAGTGGATAACCCCTGGTAAGCCTGTAGAGAATTGTAATTTGTAATGTGCTTTTAGGTCGCGGGCCGGCTACTAATTCACCTGGAAAGTTACCTTACCATTCTTTCTTCCCTCAATGGCTAAAATATATGCAGTCTCTGATTTTTGTATTTGACCTGTGAGTGCATTCATCAGATTAAAAGTTGGCTGATGAACTGTTCAGTTCAGGCATGTCGCCTCATTGTGCTCCTTCTTAGCTTGTGTCCCCGAGAATTTTTATAGTTAAATGTATTATATAGTAGTAAGTATGGACCTTCAGAAGACAGTCTGTGACCATACATGACCACAGTGACAAGATAGAAAAACAAATTAAGATacaaggaacggagggagtatgtagcGTATGTTATTGCTTCACATAACTCACACAGATTGGGAAGAGGTAGATATATATTTTCCGAATAAAAGATGGATCTCATGGAGCTTTCGGTGGACTGGCCTTAACTACTTTGTCATGTTCGCTTGGCattaagccgtactttttcagtcaacaaacagtatttttttctcacgatAAATTAGCCAACAGTAGTTAGTCTGTTCGCTTggtctgttcgcttggtcgtatttgacttataaatcatagcttatcagccaacgaacaatatttttctctcacaccaaaccagccaacagtacttttagccatagcttataagccaaaagCCTAAACGAACAGGGCGAATTTTAGCCATagtttatcagccaagcgaacggggtATCTTTTAGTTGGGAGCTTTGATGGATGGGGATATGGGCCCGCAGCCCATTGGACATCATCCCTCGGTTGATCAGATCTTGGGCTGACCTACTTCAAGGAAGTTCCTCCAAAATATTCCTGCAAAGGTTGCACGCAGTAAGAATTTGTTGGCAGAGCTCCATCGGCTCCAGATCCTTTCAgttagggccatgtttagttcctcccAATTCCAGAATtggacactatgcaaaaagaagattccccgtcacatcaaacttacggtacatgcatggagtactaaatgttgacgaaattaaaaactaattacacagtttggttgtactttgcgagacgaacgttttgagcctaattagtcaacgattggacaagtattagcaaataaaaacaaaaatggtACTGTACCTACAGTGCCCCGAAATTTTGGCAACGCCGATTCGGTGCGTGAACTAAACACGGCCTAGATCTGATTCACTCAGATTCACCGTGGATCCTGGATTTATCAAAATGTTTGGTACGACTCCAGCGTTTGTCCCTGCCTCATTGAAATCCGGGCCCACATGCTAGGGGGGAAAAAGGCACGACTTCTTCCTCGAGTTCGCACGGAGGGGTCGGCCAGGGGCGGGCGTGTGGTCGGCCACGGGCGGGGCGGTGCTTGGCCGGCCGGGGGTGGTGGGCGGGGGCACGACATGGAGCGATGGGGAACAAGATAGGAAAGAAAAGAACGAGCCGTTTTTTCTGTATAATGAGTGACATTGTGGGTAATTTTCTTCAACTTCACCAACTTTGATTCGTTGAGCACCCCACCCCTTAAGGTGCTCCACTAATTTAATGGATCTAGAGCTAGATCCATGGTTTTGGTGGAGCAAATCCATGTGAGGCTGCTGGATCCAAAAAACGTTTGACTGAAAAAAGTGAATCTAAATCTGTTTTTGGTCGATCTGAAGCTGGTGGAGCTCTACCAAATAGACCCGTAACGGTTGCCTGCATGCTGTTTGATGGTTTTGCCTGCTATTCGTAAAATATCAACTGATCGAGAGATGTTTTTGGATCCATGCAGTGGTGCTAGAGGGCTCAAAGTAATTTCCAATGCAAGTACTAATAAGCAATAAAGGATTGAACTTGTGCTGCTAATCTCAAGTTCCTGATTATTACTGCCGCTATAACAACAATGAATTgcttattttctttttttcttgcgAAGGGTTCAGTTTTGTTTGCATGTCTGTCAATATTTAGAGCTTGTTCCGGTAGAAAAGACTCCATTAGTTACACATGTACACAAGACTCCATACAGAGTAAAAGTCATGTAACTAGAAAAATTAAAACGTTCtcttaaaaaaactaaaaaaattaaaacgacttataatttataaTAGAGTGAGGATTATCCACCAGAACGAGAGGAACCAGGACATTGAAAGCTTTCAATGTACGTCAACAAACCTCTCCATACGAATAGGGTTTAAAAAGTATGagggtgttcggctggctggctggctggttgcCGGCTGGCCAGCCACCTGACAAAAATACTATTTATgtcctgccagaacagtatttttctctcacaacaatcagtcagaacagtatttttcagtcctgccgaacagaccCTATATATATGGAGTAGTCAATGGTAACTAATTTTTATTACAACCAAACAAAAAATAAATATCTACACGTACCATGTCAAAATATAAACaattaagagagagagagagattaacaATTTGGATTAGCTATTGGCCCTAACCCGTAAGTTTATCCATGAATTTATAACACTTACTTCCATTAAAATTACTAAACCATGCTCCATGAATGAACATGAGTTGATAGACTAGTGCAACAAAATAAGATTTGTAGGCATTTCCAAGAGTCTTTCTTAAACttcttactctctaaatcatcgtTTGCAGAGCTATTTGAATAAAAGTCGCTTTCTATACCTGTCCACCCTCCAACAGATTTTGTATATACTCTAGGGAGTCAACTCCATTCTCCAgctttggctagcgaaaaatccagAATAAATACTATCAATATTTGAATATCTAATTAAATAACTATTGGAGTATATTCTTTTCAATAAAATTTGTATTTGTATCGATGAAGAATGATATATAGAGAGTCTTGGAGTTGCCCTAAAGATAAATTAGAGGAGTATATTTCaccttttttttgtgtgtgttttgTCTTTATTGCGCTTCCAAAGAGGCGGTCATTATTACCATCCTAGCAAGAATGTGCAAGTGGGTTGTGTCTCGTGTTTTACCAACCATTTTTTTAGGACGAGATGAATGAACACAAATTTAAAGGTTGAGACAAGCAAACCTCTAATTGCCGATGGCCGGATTCTATTGGCCAAACTAGAGGTAATTTTCTTCTTCAAATCCTCACTCGGATTGGCCAATCGAAAGGGCTAGCTGACAAAGCATCCTCAAACATAAAGCGCGTCATCATGTGCCTACTAGCCGTTGTTTTCTCGGACAAGCGTGTCGTGTCGCGTGCCTTCCTTCTTTCTCCCTACCTGCCTCCTGCGAAAGTGGCTCGTGTCGCCTTAGATTCTTTTATTCGCAGTTTCTCTCatctttttattattattattcttcgTACTCTGATTCTGAAAGAGTGTTTTGCGATTCCTGTCCCCGTTTGCAAGTAAATAGAGCTTACGTGACACGAACAAGGGGGCCTTGCGCGCAAGAAAAGAACTTTCAGCCGGTCATGGACTCCCGGCTCGCCGGCGCGGCGCCGCCGACGAGCACTGCGACGACCCTGGCTCTGCCATTTCTAGTGCAAGATCAATGTGCCTCCGTTCTCGAATTCTACGTGCATGAACAAACAtaaaaagaagacgaagaaatAAACAATAGGTTTATAGAAATTTCATAGAAGAAAAACTGGGCGAAAACAAATCAGATTCCACGTAGGttgcaacacacacacacacacaatcgaAAGAAATCCTGATTAACTCAGACAGAACAAATCTAATCCCATCATCGCCACCACCATACCAAACACACAACGCACACGAACGCGACAATAATGCAAGGTTGTTAACGTGCCACCAGCAGCTATGTGCCTGCACGTGCTAGCACTAGCAGTTCTTCTCCGGCTTGGTGAGCTTGCACTTGACCTTCTGGAACACGACGGCCGTCGTCCCCGGCGGCGCGAGCTGCAGCTTGAGCGGGCACGACGCCTCGACCTTGCACTTGGTGTAGCGCGCCGTGTACCGGACCTCCCCGACGACGGCCACCTCCACCTCGAACACCCCCGTGGCGTTCTCCTTCCGGAACTCGGCCTCGCCGGCGTTCCCGAGCATGACGGCCCTCGTGGTGCCGGCCGGGGACAGGTGGTACACGCGGGTCTTCCCCGCGGGGTGCTTGGCGCCTTTGTCGGCGAGCTGGAACCGGTCGAACGCCTGGTCGTCGAACTTGTACTGCGCCTCCAGCGGCTTGGTGTTCTTGAGGCCCATCGCCCAGTTCGGGTTGCGGATCACCAGGGTGAGGGACAGGTTGTACGACAGCGACGTCAGCGCCGGCGGGGTCGTCGCCAGCTCGAACCGCGTCAGCGAGGCGTCGTCGACGGAGACGTCGAGGTGGCGGACGAAGCAGAACGCGGCGAGGAGCACGGCGAAGAGGATGACGGCGGCCACGATGCCGACGCAGAGCAGGCAGTACTTCCACTCGTCCCACTTGTAGCAGCAGTCGTCCCAGCACTCGCCGAGCTTCCCCATGTTTCGCCGGCGTCGGCTTTGGGTGCTGAATTGCTGATGAGTGGCGAGCGAGGGAGACGGGGCAGGCGCGCAGGGTGGCTCACGGGTTGCTATCCTCCCTATTGATGGGTCTTTTGATGCAAGACAAGAAAGGTTGACTTGACCAAGGAGAAGAAGCCGTCAATGCTGGGCTGGGCAGGGGATGGACGGAGCATTACACGAGCTTATCCGTCGCAAAAGCCATCAGCCGAACAACCATGTGTTAAACTTTCATAAATTTaattaaaatattaatattatttatatctttaaataagtttattataaaaatataataaatgaTTAATCTAATAATGCTTATTATGTTCTATAAATAGtaataaatatttatatatatttagttaaagttgaaAGTATTTAGTCTCTTGAAAAATGAGAATGATATTCTTTGTGGATGGAGGGAGTCCTGAATACTGAATGCCAATGCTATTTTTAACAAAAACACCACCGTGTCTCAGGGTACCAAACCAGCCATGTTTTGTGCAGGACAGCGGACAGCGTAAGAGGTCCCATCAACCTAACGATAATGAGAGTTCCCATCAGCGGGAGGGGTCCCAACATTATTGTCTTTTATCG belongs to Miscanthus floridulus cultivar M001 chromosome 4, ASM1932011v1, whole genome shotgun sequence and includes:
- the LOC136549533 gene encoding uncharacterized protein — translated: MNTRPVVLVFLLIVLVITSQFEWKQQIGEAAAADPAAARRRQQLLAREDAVKEKIILSQEKNIQQLNQLIESLQRQLLHCRGSNNTVHAATAAAATEVSEVKGHEIIEDENRR
- the LOC136551137 gene encoding NDR1/HIN1-like protein 10, which produces MGKLGECWDDCCYKWDEWKYCLLCVGIVAAVILFAVLLAAFCFVRHLDVSVDDASLTRFELATTPPALTSLSYNLSLTLVIRNPNWAMGLKNTKPLEAQYKFDDQAFDRFQLADKGAKHPAGKTRVYHLSPAGTTRAVMLGNAGEAEFRKENATGVFEVEVAVVGEVRYTARYTKCKVEASCPLKLQLAPPGTTAVVFQKVKCKLTKPEKNC